A stretch of Sphingomonas sp. JUb134 DNA encodes these proteins:
- the istB gene encoding IS21-like element helper ATPase IstB: MPVGTTAGTPQVLLAHHLKQLKLPTVLREYEKVARECAQGGVDHTRYLLRLIELELIDRERRTIERRIRAARFPAVKSFDTFEFTAIPSLNKMMVVELARCEYILRRENVIALGNSGTGKTHVALALGLAACQKGFTVAFTTAASLVNQLMEARDERRLLKLQREMAAVKLLVVDELGYVPLSPTGAELLFEVLSQRYERGSTIITSNLPFEDWTQVLASERLTGALLDRLTHHATILTMNGDSVSVAGRPPCYCGRLFW, from the coding sequence ATGCCGGTGGGCACGACCGCAGGTACGCCACAGGTGCTGCTCGCCCATCATCTCAAACAACTCAAACTGCCAACCGTTCTGCGCGAGTACGAAAAGGTCGCGCGCGAATGCGCGCAAGGCGGGGTCGACCACACGCGCTACCTGTTGCGGCTTATCGAGTTGGAGCTCATCGACCGCGAGCGCCGGACCATCGAGCGACGGATCCGCGCAGCCCGTTTCCCGGCTGTGAAGAGCTTCGACACCTTCGAGTTCACCGCCATCCCCAGCCTGAACAAGATGATGGTGGTCGAGCTCGCACGGTGCGAATATATCCTGCGCCGCGAGAACGTCATTGCGCTCGGCAACAGCGGGACAGGCAAGACGCATGTAGCCCTCGCGCTCGGCCTGGCGGCTTGCCAGAAGGGCTTCACAGTCGCCTTCACTACCGCGGCCTCGCTGGTGAACCAGTTGATGGAGGCGCGAGACGAGCGACGGCTGCTCAAGCTCCAACGCGAGATGGCGGCCGTGAAGCTGCTCGTCGTCGATGAACTCGGCTACGTCCCGTTGTCCCCGACCGGCGCCGAACTGCTCTTCGAGGTGCTGTCGCAGCGCTACGAGCGCGGCTCGACCATCATCACCTCCAACCTGCCGTTCGAGGACTGGACGCAGGTGCTCGCCTCCGAGCGGCTGACCGGCGCACTGCTCGACCGGCTCACCCACCATGCCACCATCCTGACCATGAACGGCGACAGCGTAAGCGTGGCCGGTAGGCCGCCTTGTTATTGCGGCCGGCTCTTCTGGTAG